A window of the Apteryx mantelli isolate bAptMan1 chromosome 23, bAptMan1.hap1, whole genome shotgun sequence genome harbors these coding sequences:
- the LOC136994018 gene encoding olfactory receptor 6M1-like has translation MGNVTAVTEFVLVGFPNSYEVEIIFFVVFLLAYLVTVLGNALIIVLVYTDCHLHSPMYYFLSNLAFIDISVTSSVVPKMLANIMSEKKTISFAGCFSQSYIFFLLATTGFILFAITSYDRYVAICNPLRYPTIMTERVCSQLVLGAWMGGFIWILPSVVLKVRLPYCGPNVIDHYFCDSAPLLHLACTDVQLIELIDFVLSLFLLLSSLALTVVSYAWIILTVFQIPSAQGRQKTFATCASHFTAVSLGFGLSIFLYVRPSQMNSVHLNKILSVLSSLMTPLLNPFIFSLRNQQMKEAWKNVLHNCLGMAKEARKP, from the coding sequence ATGGGAAATGTCACAGCTGTGACAGAGTTTGTCCTGGTGGGATTTCCAAACAGCTATGAAGTGGAGATCATCTTCTTTGTGGTGTTCCTGCTTGCTTATTTAGTGACTGTCCTGGGAAATGCTCTTATCATTGTACTGGTCTATACAGACtgccatctccattctcccatgtATTACTTCCTCAGTAATTTGGCCTTCATTGACATCTCCGTGACTTCTTCTGTGGTGCCAAAAATGCTGGCAAACATCATGTCAGAGAAGAAAACCATCTCCTTTGCTGGCTGCTTTAGCCAAtcctatatttttttcctcctggctacAACGGGGTTCATCCTCTTTGCCATCACGTCCTACGACCGGTATGTGGCAATTTGCAACCCCCTGAGGTATCCCACCATCATGACGGAAAGGGTGTGCAGCCAGCTTgtcctaggtgcgtggatggGCGGCTTCATCTGGATCCTGCCGTCAGTGGTCCTGAAAGTCAGGCTGCCATACTGTGGTCCCAACGtcatcgaccactacttctgcgacagtgcacctctcctgcaccttGCTTGCACAGACGTCCAGCTTATTGAGCTGATCGATTTTGTGCTGTCTTTGTTCCTGCTCCTCAGCTCCTTGGCATTGACCGTGGTCTCCTATGCCTGGATTATTTTGACCGTATTCCAGATCCCGTCTGCGCAGGGCAGGCAGAAAACATTTGCCACTTGTGCTTCTCATTTCACTGCTGTTTCCCTAGGTTTTGGCCTCTCCATCTTCCTCTACGTCAGGCCTTCCCAGATGAACTCTGTGCACCTCAACAAAATCCTCTCTGTTCTCTCCAGCCTTATGACTCCTCTTTTAAATCCCTTCATATTCAGCCTAAGGAATCAGCAGATGAAAGAGGcctggaaaaatgttttgcacAACTGCCTGGGGATGGCTAAGGAGGCCAGAAAGCCATGA